CATTTATGCAGCACAAGCGCTGCACTGAAGATGATGAAAATGGCTAGAATCCTTCCATATGCTAAGGCTGCCGCTCGCGTTCCATCGCCTCAAGCGCCTCGAGTTTTTGCCTATACTGACGTATTAGATCTGGATCGGGCCCATCACGGTGCTTTTCGATGAACGCCTGAAGTGCCAAGCGGTATTCTGAAATGAATGTCGGATTGGTGGGGCTTGTTGCAAGCTGGGCTTCGGCTTTTGCAACTGGTTTCAGGTCTTTATTGAGTACCCATTTCTTCCCATAATCTGACTTGTCGCTCATGATGAGGATATTACCCTCGAAACCTGGAACATATTTGGCAACGAAAACTTCACCCTTGGGCGGAATAAGAATGACATTGCGCAGTGGATAGATGCTGGCAGACATGGTAGTAAAATTCGTCACCACATCTTCCCCCTCGGAGGTTTTA
Above is a window of Paenibacillus sp. FSL K6-1330 DNA encoding:
- a CDS encoding AtpZ/AtpI family protein, yielding MYMISAVLYFLTHHPIWSFLIILFLSFAMGILLSIWRNHGKWFFILPILGFLAAMFNIFFTHHLNALFLNAVGTEGTAVVVYAEETNSLYNDQYVWEYEAVLKTSEGEDVVTNFTTMSASIYPLRNVILIPPKGEVFVAKYVPGFEGNILIMSDKSDYGKKWVLNKDLKPVAKAEAQLATSPTNPTFISEYRLALQAFIEKHRDGPDPDLIRQYRQKLEALEAMERERQP